In Mesorhizobium sp. M9A.F.Ca.ET.002.03.1.2, the DNA window TGAACAAGCCATCGGAGCTATACGCTTCGACAGGCTCGCCCTCGACAATGAAGCGCTGCCCTTTTCTAAAAAGGGGGCCGGCTTGCCAGCCGAGGTAAATGTCATCTTCGGCCTGCATCGTGGCGACGAGATCAATATCCCCGTCCGCGTTCTTTTCATCACGAATGAGGAAGACGTGCCCGCCGTTGCCCAAGCAAGGGAACATGTGTTCGGGAATGACGAAAGCAACGACCCATGTTGCGCCTGAATTTCCCCTGACGTAGTCGCCCGTTCGCATTGTCGTCCTCACATCGGAATGGCTTTGGTTGCGGTCTTCGTCTGACGCCGAGCACGTGCGATGATCGCCAGGCACCCAGCGACAGCGTTCGCCACGTCGTCATGCCCGTTTGGGTTATGATCGATTACCTCGCGTCCCCCGCTGGTGACACGCCGCTGCATGCCAACGAGCTGACTGACCATTTTCGCATGGTCCAAAAGCTGGACCGAACGGGAGTTGAGCATCGGCAGGAAATTCAGAAATAGCTCGCTCTTGTTGAGCGGCGACTTCCAATATCTGACGCCGTATCGGTCGAAGGCGTCCACGACCCAACCCGCCGCGTAGTTGTCGCCCCAGACTTCGTTCAATCCGTATGATTTCAGCGTCTCGCAAAACTGCGCCACGATTAGCTCGGGCTTAAACGGCGGTTTCACTTCGACCACCTTGTCCAGAACAATCAGATCCTTGCCAAGCTGCGCGTCGTCCAACCCGTCATGGCCAATTGCCAATGTCATCGAGTCGGTACCGCTGCCGCCTGCCGGGTCACAGAAGGCTCTGTAGGGGCGACGCAGCGCGTTTGGCAGCACAGCGGCGAGGCCCGCAGCTACGCACGCTTGCACGACCGACAGGTCCACAAAGGCCGCCAAGTCCTCGCGGAACTCGCCCAGAAACTCAGCCCGAGCAGCGGCTGCGTCGCGTTCCAGCGCGCGCGTCACGACACGCTCAGACAGGCTCGGATTGAATGTCCGGCTCGCCCCGCGGGCCACCAGAATAAGGGGGTCGCCGTTCGGCCCGAAGTCACGTTCAACGGCTTGGTATACTTCACCCATCTTGGCGAACGGCGAACTGATCGCGATCAACGGCCCAGAGGTGGTGGCGAGCGAGGGGCGGACGGCATTCAAGATTTCCTTGTCGGTATTGGCGGAATGTTCCTCGGACTGAAAGAACGCCAGTTCATCGAAAATTGCGCCAATGCTGGTGACGCCGCGAAGACCCCGCCATGTCGCGGCGCGCACTTCCAGTTCAATGCCGGTCTTCAGTTCGATGACGTCGGCGCTGATGCTTTCGACACGCTGCGCGAACAGGGGCAACTCGGTGAAGATCGACTTGGCGTATTCGAACGCGATGTTTGCCTGCCGCTGATTGTAGCCCATGTACTGGAGCTTCCCGATTTCACCGGGCACCAACACGTCGCTCCAGTCGATGAGGGCGGCGAGGTAGGCGGAGAGCACGCTCATGGCGCGGGTCTTCCCGCCGCGGCGTCCGACGATGCCCCAAAACTCCTCGACTGGTTCCAGAGGTTCATGGTCGCGCATCGTCAGTTGCTTGAAGCTGATGCGCTCGTCATCCGTCAGCGGCTCGCCCATGAGGGCGATGAGCAGGACGCGCCACGGCAACCAACTGTCGCCGGGAAGGATGGTCCCGAACAGTTCCGGGTCATCAAGGGCTTCGCGCATCGAGATCAAGGGCTTCATGCGTTCGCTCGCCTCCGCTTAGCGGCGAGATGTCCCTCGATCGTCCTGGGAGCTTTCTCCTTGCGCTTCAGCCCTAGGCGCTCAAGGATGCGCCCTAGATTGCCGGCTGTCCGGTTGTAGAGGTCTAGCGTTCGCTCTCCGACCGTCTCATCCTCCGCGAAGCGCGTCTCAAGCTTCTCCAGTTCGATGGTCATGACGGCAACGCGCCGGATCAAGGACTTCTCAGCGGCTGACATTGCGTCCAGCCCGCCTCGATCCTCCACATGTTCGGCAATCACTTCCTTCATGCGGCGCACGTAGACGGAGCGCTCGTCCCTCGCGCCTAGCAGGGTGGCGGTGCCATTTGCCATCTTGGAGCGTTGTGCGGACCGCTCAGGGGCTGCCGGGGACTGATTGGGTGGGCAGTCCATGGGCGAGTTTCCGGGGGTAATCGCCGGGCGAAAGCGGCAGATGCAATTGCTAAAAGCCTTGTTAGACTTGGGTTTGTGCGCACGTTACACATTGAAAGCGCTGCGAAACAAGGATTTTATTAATGCTTCTTCATCGAAGACTGAATAACTAACACTTATTCTGTCTGCGATATTGCGAGGGGGCGCAGGAAAACACTCGATTTTTCGGGTTTCTTCATCACCGAAATATAGCCGCCTACAGTGGCGTCTCGCTGTTTCCAGTACACTACTCGGGCGCGGGGCTGTTCCACGCTGTAGCGCCCGCCTAGCCGGCCCACCCGTATGCAGACAACCCGGTCCACTTTGCGGCCCGCAGGGGTCGGGGGAAATTTCTTCCTTCCCCGCTGGGGGCAACGCCACGATATTGGCAGGTGTTGCAGCACTAGTAGGGGCACCCCCCTTTAGGGGGGCCCCAGACTGCTGCACTCCTGCACGTGGCTCTGGCAGCGGTGCCGCAGTACTTAAAAAACACGACTCCTGCACTCCTGCCGCCACCGTCAAAACGGCACCTCTTCGAGCTTGGTCAGTATCCATGTCGGCACAGGCTCCCGGTTCTTGTTCTTGCGCGTGTCCTCTATGATCAGTCCCCGCTCTCTCAACTCGTTGATTACCTCCTGAGCCCTCTTCCTCGCACCCTTGTGCCGAGCAAGTACTTCCTTGGCCCCAAGACCGCGTCCCATGTCATAATCGAGCAGTTCCCCGACGGCGTAACCCGCCCAATCCTTTGCCCTGATATCCGCGCGTTGGTCTTCGTTCTCGAACAGCTTCAGCAGCTCGGGCAACTGATGATCTTCAAACAGCGATTCCCCTTTGGGCGGCGTCCACGGCGTCGGAACACCCACCCAATCGCTTGGCTCAAGATCCTGCTCCTTGCCAGCATTGCCGACCGCGACGCTTTCGAGGAAATACCAACATCGCTTGTCCGCTGGAGCAGCTAGGTTCTGTTTGGCTGGTCGCTCATAGATGTAACGCCGGTAACTCGGCTTTTCCCTGCCGTGCTCATCGAAGCCAATCAGCCCGAAGTTGTCCGCTTCGGTCTCGTTCATTGTGTCAACGACGCGCGCCATCCGCACGGCATCGGTGAATGCGCGAGCGCCGCGAATTGTCTCCACCGACTGCCCCTCGCCATTGGTCTTGCGCGAATGGTGGATCACTTCGACCGCGCACTTGGCCTTGCTCGCTAACCGGCCCAGCTCCTTCACCACGGCATCGATCTGGCCGTTATCGTTCTCGTTGACGTTGTGGAGGCTCACGAAGGGGTCGAAAATGATCACGTCGATCTTGTTCGCCAACACGAACTGGATCAGTTCATCAACGAGCTCGGTCCAGACGCGGACATCGTGCTTCTTGAGCTCGGCGATCTTAATCGGGTAATCCTGTCCCGAGTGAACGAACAGCTTCCCCTCAAGCTCTTTCGGGTCGAAATTGTAGTGGCTGACCGTCGCCAGAAAGTGCCGCCAAATCTGGTGCAGATCGTCTTCGAGATTGATGTGGAGGACGTTCAAGGGTCGGTGGTATATCCGCTGGTCCTGAATCATGCCTCTGTTGGCGAGCATCATCACCACTTCGGCTTGGCTAAGCGAGCTTTTGCCAATGCCGCCCGGTCCCGCTGTCGCTGAAACGAAGCCGCGCACATAGTGATGCCCGTACAGGCGATCCAAGCGTGGAATGCTGCTGGCTGCGGGCCATACGGCAGGCGTAAGCGCCGGAAGCTTTGGGATGTTCTCTTTCGGCCGGTCCTTCAATTGCAGCGGGTTCTTTTTGCCATCATCAAGCGCGCGGTTTAGCGTGTTGATCGTCTTCCGATGCTCGTCGCCCGCCGCTAGTCCGCAGATTTCACAGGCGGCATCGAGCGCCTGCCTTACGTCATCCTCGGAAAGCTGCTTCGCACCGATGACGCCGCCAAGCGTATAGGCGATCTTGTTCAGGAGGCTGTTACGGCCAGGTTTTCGACTCTCGGCCAGCTTGGCGCATTCCGATTCCAGAAAGCGCTTCGCGTCCTCGCTTGAGGTGATGTTCGGGTTCTCGTCAGCTTCCGCGTTGGCGGTTTTGGGCGGGACATAGAAATTCCGGCCATGGTAGCTAGGCCTTTCCTCATCGGCGTGCGTCATATGCACGTATTGCGGGGCGTTCCTGTTCTTCATGTGCAGGAAACCCGGCAGGCGCATAACGCGGGGAAGGTCGCAGACAGCGGGATCGGTGCCGAATGTCTCGATCAGTCTTTTCTGCGAACTGCGGAAGTCAGCTAGGTCAAGCGTGTCAGGCTCGATGCGAAAGTACGCATGGCCCTTGTGACCCGATGTCTTCACGACGATGTGAGGCGGGTATGGGTGGTTCAACACGTCATCGATAGGGCCGTTGTCTTTATCGACGTAAAGCGCTCGGATGCCGATTATGTTTTCGGTTTTCCGCTTGCCCGATCCGTCCGTCTTGTTGACCGTGAAGAAGATGCCAGCGCCGGCCGCGTTGAGGCGTCTTAGCGCGTCTCCGTGTTGCGCAAGTGTGCCGTGCAGGGTCTTCGCGAGCCTTTTATCCTGACGCTTTTCATCATCGTCAAAGGTCTGGAAAGTGAATTCTGGATCGGAGTCGAGGAGCGCCAGAAAGCGCTCAGCTTCATCCAGATTGATAGCAATTTCTGGTTGGTCCATAGCCCGCCAAGTCCTTGTTTTGTCAAGTTTTTGCGGGTATGTTGGGAGTTGGTCCAAGCGAATTTTCGCACCACTTGGCTCCAATGCTGATGCTGTTCTCCAGAACGCCGATCCTGCTTCCACAGGGTCGGCGTTTTCATGCTACCTCACTCGTATGCTGCCGCAGATGCTGCGCGGCCCAAGCGTCGATGTCAGAGCGGCGATATTTCACAGCTTGGGGGAACTTGAGAAAGGGCGGGCCGTAGCCCTTGTGGCGTCCGATCTCAAGGAATTGGGTGGAGAACCCTAGATACTCGGCAGCCTGCTTGGTGTTCATGTATTCGCGATTGGTGTCGCTCATGGGAATCTCACTCATTGAGACGACCGTGCCTGCCTACGGTCCTTGAGTGAGCCCGGCTCCCCATCCCGTTGGGGCGTCATGAGCAGCTTTGGGCGATGGTCCCAAGTGCCAAGCGAAGTTGGGCTGTTCCTTGCGAGGGGAACTATCTGCCGGTGGTATTTTCGCTTTGCCCCGACAGACAATTTACAGCGCAAGCATACCGTTTTTTAGACGTTCGCATAGCGCTTTTTTACAGCGGTAGTTGCGGATAGGAGAACTTCCAGATTGCCGCCTTCAGCGCGTTGGTCACCATCTGCTGGCTGCGCTTCAAATCGTCAAAGTCGGGATGGTTGTAGCCCGCATGAGCATCGCCTGACTTTGGCAAAGCATGGTTGACGAGCAATCGGCCATGTGTCGCTGGAATGGCGACCTTGTTCTCCGCAATTGACACAAACGTATGGCGCAGCGTGTGAGGGGTCCAATCACAGGGAAATAGCGCGACCTCCTTCTCGTTTAGCTTCGGCTCAGCTACATGGCCGATTTTGCCAGCCCTAGTCCAAGCCGGGAATACGAATTCGCAGTCGGCCCCAAACTGCGCCAGCGTACTTTCACACGCTTTGCGAGCGCGCAGAAGCGCAAGCAAAAAGTCAGACAGCGGCAGAGTGAATGGCTCGGTCTTGGTGCGGGGGAAGTGCACCAGTCCAGCTTCAAGATCGACCTGGTTCCAGCGAAGCGATGCCGACTCCTCGCGCCGTGTTCCAGTGAACAGGAACCATATATACAGATCGCGGCGAATTGGATTCTGGATTTGATGAACGCCGGTCCACCATTCGGGGAGTTGCGCATAGGGGATGACTGCCGTCCGGGCATGCTCAGGGTAGAAGTCAACATTCACTGTCGGCGGCACGTCCAGAGCAGGATATTCCTTGCCCATTCGACGCCAGATCGCCCGCAGTGCCCTCATGGTGGCATTGGCGGCGGATTTACCGTGGTTCCCACCAATCAGATGATGGCGAGCGTTGGCGTCAGCCCGCGTGATATCGGCCATGGATCGGTCCAGCCAATCTGAGCAATAGCGTTGAAGGTCCGCCCTGTATCCAGCACCGGTTCTTGGCGACCGTTCCTTGGCGACTAGATACCGCTCGTATTTTTCGAGCGCATCGCGCAGGGTCATGTTGTTGGCGGCAGCGGCCCGTCGCTCCCCGGTGGGATCAATCCCGCCGCGCATCTGCCCCATCAACTGCTCGGCCTTCTTGCGCGCTTGATCCAGCGTAATGTCGCCATACCTGCCGATCGCCACGCGCCGGCTCTTTCCCTTCACGTCGCGCTGGACGACAAACGTCTTGCTTTTGGCCCCGACGACTACGCCGAAGCCCCTCAGGCTAGTGCACCACCAGTGCTCCTGCGCTTTTGTCGGCGGGGGTAGAGCATCAATTGCGCCCTTGGTCGTAAGCTTCGCTTTTGGCATTTGACCTCTCCTTACTAAGGTTTGTAGTAAGGGTCCTGTGTAAAACAGTTTAGTCTGGCCGCGCAAACTTTTTCAGCGATTTGTATAGAATTTTCAAGGGTTCTTGCGCCTTACTAAAACGGTATGGAGTGCATCTAAAAGCTAAGCGCGCAAACTCTTAATCAGCGGGTCCACAGTTCGATCCTGTGCACACCCACCATATAAATCTCTGATATTGTTTGGTTCTCGCCGCTTGGCGGGATTGCGATCATACGTACAGCTTGCCTTCCGCCACCTTGACCGCATGGCCGCCGATGCGCGCTGCGGCCAGTTTACCGCCTTCGACATTCAATTCGAGGCGGATGCGCGATGGCCGGCCCATCTCCAGCCCTTGCTCGATCCAAAGCTGGGAAACACCGTCCGTCGGGCCGTCGAAATGCATGATCGCGCCGGCAAAGGCTGCCGCCGCCGAGCCGGTCGCCGGGTCTTCATAGGAAGGATTGCCCGGCACGATCATGCGCACATGAAACGCGCTGTCGTGGTTCACCGTCTCGCGGCAGTAGACATACGGGCTGGCGAAGGCCCATTCGCTCTTGCGAGGTGCCAGTTCCGACCACGCCTGTTTGTCCAGCCCTATCCGGGCCGCCGCTTCCAGATCGGCGACCGGAATGGTCACATAAGGCACGCCGGCCGACCAGAACGAGACGCGGTGATTCTCGAAGCCGATTTCGTGCGGCCCCAGGCCAAGCGCCGCGCCGATCGCCTCCGGGTCGGCGACGAGTTCCAGCGGCTCCGGCAGCTTGGCCAGGTCGAACTCGGCAAACGTGGCGCCATCGTGCTTGCTGACCGCGCAGCGCACCGGGCCGATATTCTCCTCCAGGACGAAGATGCCGGCGGTGTCGCCATCCCCGGCCATCTCGGCAAGCGCGATCGCCGAACCCACGGTCGGATGACCGGCGAACGGCATCTCATAGTCGGGCGTGAAGATGCGGATGCGGGCGCGGTGCTTGGGATTGTCAGGCGGCAGCACGAAGGCGGTTTCCGACAGGTTGAACTCGCGTGCGATGGCCTGCATCGCGGCTGCGTCCAGCCCCTTGCTGTCAAGCACGACGGCCAGCGGGTTGCCGGCCAGCCGCTCGGTCGTGAACACGTCGTAAAGTAAGTAGTTCCGGGTCAGCATCGTAGAAAGCCCTCTGCCTCAATCCCAACATGGGCGAAATTTAATTTGATATTTGAACCATTAGGCCTGATCTGTGAACTGATTGGGACATCACCGATATTATAGGGGTCCGGCGTGGACCAGATTGTCAATCTGCCAAAGACGGAATCCACGTCCGAAATCGAGACGGCACTCGGGCTTGACCGCCAGGGCCTGAAGAAAAAACGGCGTCGCTTCTGGCTCTATGGCCTGCTTGCGCTGATCGTCGTCGTCGCGAGCCTTGCCGGCTACCAATGGTATGCTGGGTCTCCCGCCAAGATAGAATACACCACGGCGCCGGCCGCTGTCGCCGACCTCACCGTCGCGGTGTCGGCCACCGGCACGCTGCAGCCCCTCACCCAGGTCGACATTTCAAGCGAATTGTCCGGCGTCGTGCGCTCCGTCTCGGTCAACGAAAACCAGCAGGTGAAGAAGGGCGATGTGCTGGCGGCGCTCGACACGGCCAAGCTGGAGGTCCAGATCGAGCGCGCCGAGGCTTCCGCCAAGGCGGCCGCCGCCAATGTCGAGGACGCCACCGTAACTCTCACCGAAAACGAAAGGGCGCTGGTGCGCGCGGCGGCGCTCACCAAGCGCGGCATGGCTACGGACCAGTCGCTTGAAGCGGCGACCGCTACCCGCGACCGCTCCAAGGCAGCGCTCGACAGCGCCAGGGCCAGTCTTGCCATCGCCAACGCCGATCTCAAGGCACAGCAGACAGACTTGGCCAAGAGCACCATCTATGCGCCCATCGACGGCATCGTTCTGACGCGCTCGGTCGATCCCGGCCAGACGGTTGCCTCCTCGCTGCAGGCGCCGGTGCTGTTCGTCATCGCCGCCGACCTCAAGAACATGGAATTGAAGGCAGCGGTCGACGAGGCCGACATCGGCGCCGTCAAGCCCGGCCAGCATGCGCGCTTCACCGTCGACGCCTTTCCGGAACGGCCGTTCGATGCCGAGATCCGCGACATTTCCTATGCCTCGGTCACCACCGACGGCGTCGTCACCTACGACGCGCGCTTCGAGGTCGACAACGACGAGCTTCTGCTGCGGCCCGGCATGACCGCCACCGTTTCGGTCGTCACCAGAGAGGCCAAGGGCGTGCTCACGGTGCCGGCCACTGCCTTCCGCTATCGGCCGGCGCAAACAGCCGCCCGCGCGTGGAGCCTGAGCGACCTGTTCACGGGCCGTATGGGCCGCCCAGGCGGCAACCGCCAGCGCCAGGCGACGGCAACCCCCACCGACGGCTCGCGCACGCTCTACGTGCTGGAGAACGGGCGGCCGCGGCCGGTCAACGTCAAGACCGGCTCCACCGATGGCGAACTGACCGAGATCATTTCGGGCCTCGACGAAGGCGCGCTGGTCATCACCGCTTCACAACAGCGGGGCTGACGTCATGTCGGGCTCCGTGCTCATCTCCTTCGACAAGGTCTGGAAGAGCTATGGCCAGGGCGAAGCCAAGGTCCATGCGCTGGCCGGCGTCGATCTTGCCATTCGCCGCGGTGAATTCGTTGCCATCATGGGTCCTTCGGGTTCGGGCAAGTCGACGGCGATGAACATCATCGGCTGCCTCGACACGCCGACAGCCGGAACCTACAGTTTCATGGGCGTCGACGCAGGCCGTCTCGACCGCAACCGCCGCGCCGTGCTGCGCAATCTCTATGTCGGCTTCGTCTTCCAGGGTTACAATCTCCTGCCACGCACCACAGCGGTGGAAAATGTCGAACTGCCGCTGATCTATCGCGGCGTCGCCGCCCGCGAGCGCCACGACCTCGCCATGAAAGCGTTGGCCGAGGTCGGCCTTGTCGGCCGCGAGCACCATACGCCGGCCGAGCTCTCCGGCGGCCAGCAGCAGCGCGTGGCGATCGCGCGCGCCATCGTCACCAGGCCGACCCTGCTCGTCGCCGACGAGCCGACCGGCAACCTCGATACCGCACGCACGCACGAGATCATGGAACTCCTGACGCGGCTCAACACCGAGCTTGGCCTCACCATCGCCATGGTCACGCACGAGGCCGATGTTGCCGGTTATGCCGAGCGCACAATCCGCTTCCTCGACGGCCACGTCGCTGCCGACACGATAAACCTCGAGATGGCCTAGCCATGATCCCGAAAAGTGGAATCCGGTTTTCGGAAGAGATCATGGCTAAACAAAAAGATAGAGCCCCATCCCGGCTCTGTCGGGATGGATCAGGCTCTAGACCATGATCTGGGAAACCGTCCGCCTCTCGCTGCTTTCGGTGCGCCGCAACGTGCTGCGCTCGTTCCTGACGCTGCTCGGCATCGTCATCGGCGTCGCCGCCGTCATCGCCATGCTCACCATCGGCTCGGGCACCACCGAAAAGGTCAAGGCCGATATCTCCAAGCTTGGCAGCAATCTGCTCGTCGTCCGTTCCGGGCGCCCTGCCGGCCCCGGCGGGCCGGGCGGGCTCGACCAGGCCACACGTCCGCTCGGCAGCAAGGAACTTGCCGCGCTTGTTGCACACCTGAGCGGCGCCCGCGCCATCTCGCCAGCCTCGCAAAAGCAGGTGCGTGTCATCTTCGGCACCGAAAGCCTGACATCGGGCGTCACCGGCACCGACAGCGCCTATCTCGATGCGCGCGACTGGAAGCTGGTTTCGGGCCGCCCGTTCAGCGATTCCGAGACCCGCTCCGGCACCGGCGTCTGCCTGATCGGCGAGACGGTGCGCCAGCAGTTCTTCGGCGCCGGCGACCCCGAGGACGAGATCATCCGCGTCAATCGCACCTCGTGCAAGATCATCGGCCTGCTCGAGCCGAAAGGCTATACCGGCTTCGGCCAGGACCAGGACAATGTCGTGCTGATGCCGCTCGCCGCCTACCAGCGCCGCATCGCTGGCAACCGCGACATCGACTCGATCTACATAGCCGCCGACGACAGGACGCCGACCATCGAGCTATTGCCGCGCGTCGAGGACATTTTGCGCGACACACGCCGCATCGCGCCCGACCGCGAGGACGATTTCTCCATACGCGACATGACCCAGATCGCCGACGCCATGGCCAGCGCCACCACGACGATGACCGGCATGCTGGGCGCGGTCGCCGGCGTCAGCCTGCTCGTCGGCGGCATCGGCATCATGAACATCATGCTGGTGTCGGTCACCGAACGCACCCGTGAGATCGGCATCCGGCTGGCCATTGGCGCGCACGAAAAGCACATCCTCATCCAGTTCCTGGTCGAGGCGACCGTGCTGTCGCTGCTCGGCGGCATCGTCGGCATCCTGATCGGCCTGGCGCTGGCCGGCCTCGCCTCGTTGACGCTGGCCATCCCGTTCGCCCCCAGCCCGGCGGTCATCCTGCTCGCGGTCGGCTTTTCCGCGCTGATCGGCATGGTGTTCGGTTTCTTCCCAGCCCTGCGCGGCGCACGGCTCGATCCGATCGACGCGCTGAGGCACGAATAGCGCGGTGCTGCGCCGCCGCCAGAAACCCGAAATTTGAAGCTGCCCTCGCCTGCCCCTGTCGCGTCACAGCCTGCGGTGATAGAATCACCTTGGGGATAAGGGGAATGGTGGGATGAGCAAGAAAGAGCGAGTGATTTTCGTGACGGTGATCCTTGAGGCCGCATTGGCAGGGCTGTGGTGGTATTTGGCCAGCTATGGCATGGCCAATCCCGATCTTGTCACCGCCGATTTCCAGCAGGTTGTCGGTCAGACGATGGGAACGGCGATGGGGATCCTGCTGGGTGTCGGCGTCATCCTGTTTTTCGTCGCTGCCCGCAATGATCGCAAGGCACTCGAAGACAAGACGCGTCGTTAGAGCGACGTGCGTCCACTTGGACGCACAAAGTACGCTCTAACACTTTGAATCTGCGCATCGTGCTTTCCGAAAATCGATTCCGATTTTCGGGCCGATGCGTTAGCCCTTGCCGGCAAAATGCCACTCGACCAGTGGCTTCATGTGCGGCATCAGCCCGTCCGGCAGGTTATCGGCATCGCGGATGATGACAGGCCCTTCGATTTCCGGCTCTGTCTCGGTCGCGACAAAGGCGCTGATGCGCTGCGCGATCTCGTCAGCGGACGCCGTCTCGCGATAACGGCGAAAGATCACCGTGCCGCTTGCCGTCGACAGGGCATAGTAGCGCCTGCCACGGGCCGCGCCGGCAAGGTCGAGGCCGGTTTCTTCCCGCACCTCGCGGATCATGTTGAAGTCGACATCGACAAGGCCGTCGCGGAAATCGGTTGGTTCGAACGAGCCGGCGGCGAAGTAGACGCGACCGGCATTGACCGTGTGCGACGCCATGCGGATCGCCACCAGCGCATTGTCGCCGGCGACCAGCATGGCGTGGGCATAGGCGTGCTCGGCGCCAGCCACCTGCCGCTTGCCGCGCCAGAGCATGAAGGTCGAGTAGCGCACCGCGTGGCAGCGGCCTACAAGGCTGTTGTCGCGATAGCGGAGCGCGGAAAGCAGCACCACGGTGCCGTCGAACAGCGCCGGGTTGGCCGCGATCTCACGGTCCCAATTCTCGGCGATCGCCTGCGCATTGTCGCGTTCGAATGGATGCGGGCCGGGGTCGAGCCTGACGTCGACGGCGTCGACCGGCAGGATGATGTTGCGCGGCAGGTCGAAGCTCACCTGCGCCTCATGCCATGTCCAGGGTGATCGCCACCGGGCAATGGTCGGACGCCTTCGGCCTGTCCCAGCCGGCACGCGGAAAGCGGTCCACTTCCTGGCCCATCGGAAATATCGTGCGCCAGGGCTGGCCGTTGCGGATGATATCGGGAACGGCCGTTGCGTTCTTGGCTGCCAGTGCCTTCGACAACAGGATGTAGTCGAGCTGGCAAAGATGCCGCTCTTGCGGTCCGCGCGTATGGTATAAGGTCCAGCGGTCCATCTCCGGACGCCGCTCGACCACGTTTTCGCAAAAACCGCCGGCGGTGAGCACGTCGAGGCAGGACTGGCTCTCGTCGACCACCTCGAAGCGGTAACCGTCAAAGGCGTCGCCGGCGATCTTCACGCGTTGCCGATAATCGTTCATGTCGCCGCAGATCGCCCAGCGTTTGTCGGCGGCGTGATCCCCACCGAAACGCTCCTCGATGATCCGCCGCACCGCTTGCGCCTCGGTCATGCGGACCGGCATCGTCGCCTCGCGTCCGTCGAGGCCGTTGCGGGGCGGGCCCATCGACTTGAAATGCACCAGATAAAGCGTCAGCGGCACGCCGCCAACGGTCAGGTCGACTTCCAGGCAGTCGCGCCGGAAGATGCGCTCATTGGCTTGCTGCCCAAGTGCCGCCAGTTCCGGCGTGTGCAGGCCGAACTGCTCGAAGGTGACATGGGCATGGCTGGTCATGCGCACGAAGTCGATCGGCTGGCCATCCGCGGTCTCGTCGCGCATCATCACGGCGACGTCGATGCCGCGCGAATCATTGCCGGCGGTGGTGTATTTCTGCCGGTAGCCATGCCCTATCATCTTGAACAGGTAACCGTATTCGAAGGCCTTCAGCGCTTCGATATTGTCGACCTCCTGCATGCAGATGATGTCGGCGCGGGTGGCCGCGATCGCCAGCGCCGTCAGTTGCCGCGTATCGTCGGATTGCGCGATCGCCCGCGCCTGCTCCAGCATCCTGTATTCGGCCTCGCTCCGGATATCGAAGAGCGTCAGCGT includes these proteins:
- a CDS encoding AAA family ATPase, whose product is MDQPEIAINLDEAERFLALLDSDPEFTFQTFDDDEKRQDKRLAKTLHGTLAQHGDALRRLNAAGAGIFFTVNKTDGSGKRKTENIIGIRALYVDKDNGPIDDVLNHPYPPHIVVKTSGHKGHAYFRIEPDTLDLADFRSSQKRLIETFGTDPAVCDLPRVMRLPGFLHMKNRNAPQYVHMTHADEERPSYHGRNFYVPPKTANAEADENPNITSSEDAKRFLESECAKLAESRKPGRNSLLNKIAYTLGGVIGAKQLSEDDVRQALDAACEICGLAAGDEHRKTINTLNRALDDGKKNPLQLKDRPKENIPKLPALTPAVWPAASSIPRLDRLYGHHYVRGFVSATAGPGGIGKSSLSQAEVVMMLANRGMIQDQRIYHRPLNVLHINLEDDLHQIWRHFLATVSHYNFDPKELEGKLFVHSGQDYPIKIAELKKHDVRVWTELVDELIQFVLANKIDVIIFDPFVSLHNVNENDNGQIDAVVKELGRLASKAKCAVEVIHHSRKTNGEGQSVETIRGARAFTDAVRMARVVDTMNETEADNFGLIGFDEHGREKPSYRRYIYERPAKQNLAAPADKRCWYFLESVAVGNAGKEQDLEPSDWVGVPTPWTPPKGESLFEDHQLPELLKLFENEDQRADIRAKDWAGYAVGELLDYDMGRGLGAKEVLARHKGARKRAQEVINELRERGLIIEDTRKNKNREPVPTWILTKLEEVPF
- a CDS encoding helix-turn-helix domain-containing protein — its product is MSDTNREYMNTKQAAEYLGFSTQFLEIGRHKGYGPPFLKFPQAVKYRRSDIDAWAAQHLRQHTSEVA
- a CDS encoding integrase family protein, whose protein sequence is MPKAKLTTKGAIDALPPPTKAQEHWWCTSLRGFGVVVGAKSKTFVVQRDVKGKSRRVAIGRYGDITLDQARKKAEQLMGQMRGGIDPTGERRAAAANNMTLRDALEKYERYLVAKERSPRTGAGYRADLQRYCSDWLDRSMADITRADANARHHLIGGNHGKSAANATMRALRAIWRRMGKEYPALDVPPTVNVDFYPEHARTAVIPYAQLPEWWTGVHQIQNPIRRDLYIWFLFTGTRREESASLRWNQVDLEAGLVHFPRTKTEPFTLPLSDFLLALLRARKACESTLAQFGADCEFVFPAWTRAGKIGHVAEPKLNEKEVALFPCDWTPHTLRHTFVSIAENKVAIPATHGRLLVNHALPKSGDAHAGYNHPDFDDLKRSQQMVTNALKAAIWKFSYPQLPL
- a CDS encoding PhzF family phenazine biosynthesis protein, coding for MLTRNYLLYDVFTTERLAGNPLAVVLDSKGLDAAAMQAIAREFNLSETAFVLPPDNPKHRARIRIFTPDYEMPFAGHPTVGSAIALAEMAGDGDTAGIFVLEENIGPVRCAVSKHDGATFAEFDLAKLPEPLELVADPEAIGAALGLGPHEIGFENHRVSFWSAGVPYVTIPVADLEAAARIGLDKQAWSELAPRKSEWAFASPYVYCRETVNHDSAFHVRMIVPGNPSYEDPATGSAAAAFAGAIMHFDGPTDGVSQLWIEQGLEMGRPSRIRLELNVEGGKLAAARIGGHAVKVAEGKLYV
- a CDS encoding efflux RND transporter periplasmic adaptor subunit; protein product: MDQIVNLPKTESTSEIETALGLDRQGLKKKRRRFWLYGLLALIVVVASLAGYQWYAGSPAKIEYTTAPAAVADLTVAVSATGTLQPLTQVDISSELSGVVRSVSVNENQQVKKGDVLAALDTAKLEVQIERAEASAKAAAANVEDATVTLTENERALVRAAALTKRGMATDQSLEAATATRDRSKAALDSARASLAIANADLKAQQTDLAKSTIYAPIDGIVLTRSVDPGQTVASSLQAPVLFVIAADLKNMELKAAVDEADIGAVKPGQHARFTVDAFPERPFDAEIRDISYASVTTDGVVTYDARFEVDNDELLLRPGMTATVSVVTREAKGVLTVPATAFRYRPAQTAARAWSLSDLFTGRMGRPGGNRQRQATATPTDGSRTLYVLENGRPRPVNVKTGSTDGELTEIISGLDEGALVITASQQRG
- a CDS encoding ABC transporter ATP-binding protein — translated: MSGSVLISFDKVWKSYGQGEAKVHALAGVDLAIRRGEFVAIMGPSGSGKSTAMNIIGCLDTPTAGTYSFMGVDAGRLDRNRRAVLRNLYVGFVFQGYNLLPRTTAVENVELPLIYRGVAARERHDLAMKALAEVGLVGREHHTPAELSGGQQQRVAIARAIVTRPTLLVADEPTGNLDTARTHEIMELLTRLNTELGLTIAMVTHEADVAGYAERTIRFLDGHVAADTINLEMA